In Patescibacteria group bacterium, the genomic stretch AATCCCCCAAGCCGCAATTTCAAAAATAGTGGAGCCGGCGCGGGAAATCACGAGGTTCGCGATGCCAGCCGACATGCGCATGTTGAGGTCGTTCAAATAGTCGAGGGCTTTGTAGCGATCTTTGTGCTTGCTGTCGCCGAGGACAACTTCGGCAGTACGTTGCACTGCTTCGAGGTTCGCCTTGCCGGTCTGGTGAATGATCTGATATTTTTCGACAAGGTCAGGGAGAATGTCCATTAGGTTTTCGTTGATTGTTGTCGCACCCTGTGAACCGCCCAAAATGAGGATGGTCGGCACGGCTTTTTGGAAGCCAAAATATTCGTAGGCGCCGTTGGTGAGGGGCTCACGGATTTCTTGTCGAATCGGGTTGCCGGTGTAGGCGGTCTTGTCTGCCGGGAAAAATTCCGCGGATTGTGGGTACGACAAAGCGATGCGCTTTGCGAACTTCCCCGCCCAGGCGTTGACACGTCCTGGGCGACTATCCGACTCGTGAATGATCACCGGAATCCGCAACAGCCGCGCCGCGAACAACGTCGGAAAGCTCACGTACCCGCCCTTGCCAAAGACGACGTCGGGGTAAATCTGAAACAGCTTCACTAGCGTGAGGCAGACACCCCACGCAGTTTTAACGGCATCGGTGATATTGAGCAGCGAAAAATAGCGACGTACTTTGCCCGCCGGAGTCGCGACAAAGCGAATCCCCTTTGAAAAAAGCAGGTTCTCGTTGTACGGCTTGTCGGCCATGTAGATGAGCTCAGGGTCGAGCAGCTTGCGCTCCTTGCTCAGCGAGATCACCTCTTCAGCCACGGCAATAATCGGATAGAAATGTCCGCCTGATCCCCCGCCGGTAAAAACGATTTTCATGATGGATTATAGATTGGCTATGCAGTCTTTTGATTATGCTTCGCGCTGTTCGCTATGTCCGATATTTCGAAATATTGCAGAGGATGCCCAGCTCGGCGAGCGAGCAGAAGAGCGCCGTGCCGCCGTGACTCACAAACACGAGCGGTAGTCCGGATAAAGGAAACACGCCGAGCATCGAGGCGATATTCAGGAACGACTGCGACACCATCAGTATACCAATACCTACCGCCAACAGTCCACCGAAGGGGTCGGGTGCGCGAGTGGCGATCTTGAAGACTTGCAAGGCGAAAAAACAAATGATTAAAAGGAGTGTCACACTGCCCACAAACCCGAATTCTTCGCTAGCTACAGCAAAAATCGAGTCGCCGATCGGTTCTGGCAAAAAATTGAACTTTTGAATACTCTGGCCGAAGCCGCGACCGGTGAGTTGACCTGAGCCGATGGCGATGAGCGACTGCTGGATCTGATAGCCCGATCCAGTGGCGTCGGTCGACGGATTCATGAAGGTCTGTACGCGTTGCATGAGGTATGGCCGCTGCGCCACGAGCAAGGCGAGGATAATGGCGCCACCGATCCCCAAGGCTGCCAAATGTTTGAATTTCCCTCCTGCCACGATATACATCGCCAGACCGGCGAACACCATCACGCCGAAAGTGGCCGTGTCTGGCTGGAGGAGCATGATGGCGCCGACAATGCTCGTGATGATCACAAACGGCAGCAACCCCTTCTTCACCGTCGCCACTTTCTCTTTGGCGCCCGAAAGCCAGGCGGCAAGATAGAAGAGGTAACCCATTTTCAAGAGCTCGGACGGCTGCAGCGAAGTGAAGCCGAGGTCAATCCAACGACTCGCTCCGCCGTGTTTGAAGCCGATACCAGGGACGAAGACGAGCAGAGTGAGTAGTAGGGTCGCCGCAAAAATGTGAAACGAGTACGTGCGCCACTTGCGATAGTGGATGCGCGAAGTTGCAATAAAGGCCACGCTGCCGAGGCCAAGCCCGAAGAAAAGATGATTGAAAACGACGGCTGAATACAGGCTGCCGGAGCGGCTCAAAAGGCCGAGTGAGGCAGAGATAAAGATCGTGATGCCGACCGCAACCAAAAGGATCGAAGTCCACAAAAACAGCTTGTCAATCTTCCCGCTTCTCATGCCGATATAATATCACATTACGAGTCTCGTCGCCGACACCGATTCCAAGCCGTTTGACTACGCGTTGCTGAAGTAATATAATAGATGAACTTGGAGGGCATGCCCTGTCACGGCCACTAAGCTGTAACCAAGGAGGAACAAAAAGCACCGCGGCCGCGGTGCTTTTTGTTTTAAGTAAACGCCAAAGGATCATCGTCGCTATCAAAAGATCTTTTCCATGCTGGTATGACGCTTAGGAAGCAAACCGGTCCATCCTTGATCTGCTTTAGAACTATTTTAACTCGGTAGCCATCCATCAGTGCCACGAACTCAAAATAGCGCACGGAAGAAAGCTGCAACTCCCGGCGAGAGCCTGATTTCATGTTTTCAAACCGATTGAGGACTCGCATGTCCTGAATTGTATGTGAGTCGTTGAGTATTCTGGACACAAATCGAAATATCGAAAGTCTCTGATGCGAGTCACTGATCGGCCGACGGCGATTATTTCCCTTAAAAAAGAAGTGGTTGAATCCGACATGATTGAAAACAATAACTTTCTGTAGAAATGGACAAAATACCCTGCCGATATTTTGATACGCAAGTCTGACACGTTCCTTCAGCCGTTCAAATTTTTCTTCTTCGGCATGCACGCAACTAGCATAGCAGGACAGTGATAGAGAAATTGCTAAGAAAAGATAGAGAATTCGCTAATTTTTGATAAAGTATCTCGCTAGACTGGAACAGGACTATTGGGCAGTGTTACTGCCGAAAATACGCCAAGGTCGAGCTGGCGAGCGCCTCGACGTCGCTAAAGCGACCCTTTTCGGATGAACCGAGCACCGCGATCACAACTGGATGACCAAAACCGATATCCATACCCACCACGAGGTTGCCGCCGGCGAGATCGGTGAGCCCTGTCTTTGACCCGATGAGTCCTGGGATAGCATTTACGGCCTCGTTGGTATTTTTGGCTGGATGGCGGAAGTCATCGATGGAAATAAAATTCACTTTTTCATACTGTGTGGCCTCGATCATTTCCGGATGATTGTGCAAAATGTACGCAAAAAGTGCACTCACGTCTTTGGCCGAGCCGTATGCACCGGCCGTGGTGGAGCTGATGTCGAGCCCGCTTTCATTGGTGAAATAGGTGTGGGTAAGACTGAGTCGCTGTGCCTTTTGATTCATGAGTGTCACGAACTCGCTTTTTTGCACCTCTGCATCCTGCGAGCTGGTGCTGAAGGCCATGCTGGCCGAAGCGAGAGCACTGGCACCGTCGTTCGAAGACACGAGCAAGGTGAAATCTAGGAGATCTTTCAGTCGCCAATGTTCGTTCGCGAGCAGACCACTATCCCCTTCCTGCGCAATGTCACTCAGGCGAATAGCCGCCACAGTCGAAGGCGGCAGCTGTTCATATGCCGTGAGAGCGGTCATGAGTTTGGTCACCGAAGCGAGTGGCAGACTGGTGGTGGCGTTTTGTGAGTATAGTATTTCACCAGTGACCGTGTCGATAACGTAGGCCGCCTTAGCTTCCATGACGAGCGGCACCTGGAAAGGGATTTTTGCAATGACGGGTTCAACCGGTTTTTTTGGTTGAAATATCGCCACGAGTGAAGCGAGCGATGTCTCCGGCGAAAAAGTCGGGAAAAATGCATGTACCGAAAGCAAGCTGCCGGCTACCAGGAGCGTGCCGAAGGCAAAAGACTCGATTTTTCCGGTGCGGATCATGTGTGTTTAAACGCGTCAATTTATCCTACTCTGCCGCCGCCTCTTCCGCAATAGGCGCGACCACAGCGCTCTGCCGCATCGATTCGTATTCGGGAAGTTCTTCCGGCTTGGTGAGGCCCATAAAAGTGATGAGCTGCATCGTCGGCTTGTACAAAAAGGCGCGCTGGTCTTCGGGCGAGTTGACCTTTTCTACGAGACCGCGAATGAGTAGATTGCGAAGGATGAAGGTCGAATTGACCCCACGGATGCTGTCGATCTCGCGGCGGCTGATTGGACCTTTGTACAGGACGATCGAGAGGGTTTCGAGGCCCGCCTTGCCGAGGTCGCGTGTGAGCTCTTCACGAGTGAGCTGTTCGATGAGGGGTGCGGATGCCGGTGCAGTGCCGAGCATGAGTTCGTCGTCTTTTTGGACCAACACGAGGCCGCCACCACGACTAGCGAGTACTGTTTCGAGCTCAGTAACCGCCAGATTCAGAGCCTCAGCGGTGAGACCCGGATTCGTCGTCTTCAAAATCTCCGCAATACGCTTGTGCGTGACGGGTTCGCCTTTCCAAAAAAGGAGCGCTTCGAGTTGTGCGGATAAAGGAAGGTTCATGTGGGTGAAATGTAGCAGTTGTTGCGTGCGGCGTTTTGTTCGCTAATTATACCTCGGAACGCCGACCGCCTGCGTCTCGATGGTGATATCTTGAAAATGCGCATCTTGCGTGACATCGACGATGCCCTGCTTCACTAGCTCGAGCATGGCGAGGAAGCTCACGATGACATGCACCCGCTCCTGCTTCCCCACCCCGGCAAAATCTTCGAAGCTCATTTTGATGCTCGACTGGATGCGTGCGGTGAGGTTGACGATCATCTCCTCGAGGCTCATCACTTTGCGCACCACCGCCTTCGGGATGAATTCTTTTTTCGGCAGGTTGCGGATCACTTCTTTAATCGCGGCCAAGACACCAGCAGGCGTGATCTCCGGCTCAGGCGAAAATACTGGTAAAACCGTCTTCGATTCGGTCTTGGCAAAGATTGGTGTGGCGCCGAAGCGTTCTTTCACATGCAGCGAGAGCTCTTTGATCTTTTGATACGTCTTCAGACGCGCTTCGAGGTCTTCGATACTACCTTTTTCTTCTTCAGTGAGCGACAAGGTCGGCAGCAACGATTTGGATTTAATGAGCAGCAGCGTCGACGCGATGAGGATGAAGTTCGCACTTTCGGCCATGGGGAAAGCTTCGCCAGCACCACTCGTGCCCGTTCCGCGGGCTTGTAGGTACGCAATATAGTCGTCGGTCACTTGCGCGAGCGAAATATCGTTCACGAGCAGTTTGCGCTTCTCAATCAGGCTCAACAACAGGTCGAGCGGGCCTTCGAAGAATTGGGTTTTAATACAAAAAGTATCCACTAGAGCCAAGTTACACTTTCCACTCGTTTGGAAACGTGATCTTGTCATAACCGCGCTCTTTCAAAAAAGGAGCCAGTTCAGAACTTGAAGGAAATTCCGCCTCGAATTCTCTCTGTAAGTCCTTCAAGATGTTTTTCGACATTTCATATTTCTCGTGTTCAAGACATAGTTTATACCACCTATCGAGATCTTCTAGGGTTACAATACCCTGTATTCTACTGCCCCAACCGACTTGCTTAAGTAAGGCCTCTATCAGTTGTTTCTCAGAAGATATACAGACCACGACAATTTTGTCAGCGGTAATACTATCAGCAATTTCTTCTACCAAATCAGGGTTCAAAGTTAGGTGCTTAACTTGTATTGCTGGCCCAAAGTTTGACCACATATCCAGACCGCGGTCGGCAGCATTCGTTACACCGACCCTAAATAGTGCCGCAGGCAAGACTATTTTACTTTTTTGAGCGTTTGAACCGATAACGGTTTTTATAAAATCTTCAAAGTCAGCGAGAATCTTTGTGTCCTTATTTTGTATCTCGAGACTAATTTGCAGTCCTAATACTCGGATAATGCTGGAGAAAAGGGCGTACACCGTTATTTCGTACATCTTATCCACACTTCTTCTTAAGCCCGGATTTTCGATAAAGAGAGATATCAAATACTTAAGAGAAAAGTTATCTGGGGCTGTATTCTTAATGTATTTTTCGACTTCCCGAACAGAATCTAATCTTTTTTCTAAAGAT encodes the following:
- a CDS encoding ScpA family protein, with amino-acid sequence MTRSRFQTSGKCNLALVDTFCIKTQFFEGPLDLLLSLIEKRKLLVNDISLAQVTDDYIAYLQARGTGTSGAGEAFPMAESANFILIASTLLLIKSKSLLPTLSLTEEEKGSIEDLEARLKTYQKIKELSLHVKERFGATPIFAKTESKTVLPVFSPEPEITPAGVLAAIKEVIRNLPKKEFIPKAVVRKVMSLEEMIVNLTARIQSSIKMSFEDFAGVGKQERVHVIVSFLAMLELVKQGIVDVTQDAHFQDITIETQAVGVPRYN
- the murG gene encoding undecaprenyldiphospho-muramoylpentapeptide beta-N-acetylglucosaminyltransferase, whose product is MKIVFTGGGSGGHFYPIIAVAEEVISLSKERKLLDPELIYMADKPYNENLLFSKGIRFVATPAGKVRRYFSLLNITDAVKTAWGVCLTLVKLFQIYPDVVFGKGGYVSFPTLFAARLLRIPVIIHESDSRPGRVNAWAGKFAKRIALSYPQSAEFFPADKTAYTGNPIRQEIREPLTNGAYEYFGFQKAVPTILILGGSQGATTINENLMDILPDLVEKYQIIHQTGKANLEAVQRTAEVVLGDSKHKDRYKALDYLNDLNMRMSAGIANLVISRAGSTIFEIAAWGIPSIIIPINETVSHDQVHNAFNYAHAGGCIVIEEGNLSPHVLQTEIDRLFDTPELLPTMSAAAKKFSRLDSARLIAEEVVGIALQHER
- a CDS encoding putative peptidoglycan glycosyltransferase FtsW, with product MRSGKIDKLFLWTSILLVAVGITIFISASLGLLSRSGSLYSAVVFNHLFFGLGLGSVAFIATSRIHYRKWRTYSFHIFAATLLLTLLVFVPGIGFKHGGASRWIDLGFTSLQPSELLKMGYLFYLAAWLSGAKEKVATVKKGLLPFVIITSIVGAIMLLQPDTATFGVMVFAGLAMYIVAGGKFKHLAALGIGGAIILALLVAQRPYLMQRVQTFMNPSTDATGSGYQIQQSLIAIGSGQLTGRGFGQSIQKFNFLPEPIGDSIFAVASEEFGFVGSVTLLLIICFFALQVFKIATRAPDPFGGLLAVGIGILMVSQSFLNIASMLGVFPLSGLPLVFVSHGGTALFCSLAELGILCNISKYRT
- a CDS encoding HaeII family restriction endonuclease yields the protein MLQNTKKSRAALDSLIKKSRVHLYKPIQIAEILFYSRTKESIDLKDLESYRNVSKKWRDIVSVRLVGRKSTSSQKYQDNIFEANAMPPEALYVLEITNRNSKGLVEAYIYKSLEKRLDSVREVEKYIKNTAPDNFSLKYLISLFIENPGLRRSVDKMYEITVYALFSSIIRVLGLQISLEIQNKDTKILADFEDFIKTVIGSNAQKSKIVLPAALFRVGVTNAADRGLDMWSNFGPAIQVKHLTLNPDLVEEIADSITADKIVVVCISSEKQLIEALLKQVGWGSRIQGIVTLEDLDRWYKLCLEHEKYEMSKNILKDLQREFEAEFPSSSELAPFLKERGYDKITFPNEWKV
- a CDS encoding SMC-Scp complex subunit ScpB, producing MNLPLSAQLEALLFWKGEPVTHKRIAEILKTTNPGLTAEALNLAVTELETVLASRGGGLVLVQKDDELMLGTAPASAPLIEQLTREELTRDLGKAGLETLSIVLYKGPISRREIDSIRGVNSTFILRNLLIRGLVEKVNSPEDQRAFLYKPTMQLITFMGLTKPEELPEYESMRQSAVVAPIAEEAAAE